In a genomic window of Opisthocomus hoazin isolate bOpiHoa1 chromosome 19, bOpiHoa1.hap1, whole genome shotgun sequence:
- the SEC16A gene encoding protein transport protein Sec16A isoform X4 has product MQQPPQTVPAGAAAPPPAGIARNMYWRSGSLSKRANAAAAPVQPVTDPFAFGRQTPQGSPLDNPSKGNALVMQSSSPAVFPQPAVMHTSPSHAGDNPHGPHTSLSAPVSQPGINTSTFSNVPIPSPSPGYVINSATEVHANADLGLRGPAVPLHYNTGAVVENSFSVHPGMVSVSNKPGGRQDVSRDPNDVPSGPNATAFFPPPPQQPMSPWRPVQGNLQSPVRNFVPYPEPSSQIDVHNISQSSVSTSHPPPQTNLQQGPVHQGTPQNIMQAPLPVGYEKSGKNGSANSSHHMNSVQPGSVFRQNTEMTNAWLGQPYQEQFYPQPPLQDSSFVVSTAQENNPKNQSPGMSETSNRPVPTDRDSGTLSMFFKGDEAENEEILSSEKNYIVEKMEFDACQPNSASLYRQPVHPQRVAADVLSQAQAGTGSANEMVQKGMDVQYFPKIVSQQETQAAKHSMFVSDDKARIGDASGSGGSQYENVENLECVQNQEVLPSEPQNISASSPAAGPELYRYGSFPGQMLPKNALVSHAEGGPNLEAPDSLPHPVRPDSVSSNYSNISHRSASSSARPQEQVGTFIQQESGKPDEESSASFFKQIDSSPLGGNSSELNLGKSYHSNLSQPPTPSPPKPTGVFQTSANSSFEPVRSHGVGIKPAEVDQAKMVGELRENHSNQKSIKKNTAVPAASPGNLEQPPDNLETIFMPHVHPLPLAAVGEAGNILHSGPVMENIQSVSERRSLTRAQGSVKKCDSPATTLWAHNELPNFGGNVLLAPAAPAVYVPAKQTVEVIQPPEEGMSNQQPSKPGTIAVRLSQDGNISSENLENPPKMGEEEALQSQASSGYASLLSSPPTESLQNQPILIAQPNQNYNLAQPINFSISLSNQLSSNENNQPMKDSGAGDKPALGPQTSCAGGIISGENMPLPAVQVGSLLVNALPSTNLLKQNLLQSPVNSSDAAPNQPANLLMKTPLNLAPEGQKNVNMEGFIPEFASKPGSNSSVSPGTNLPSGSAGVLVPPVNAVVQANNSANHSNSKEEAAGVLDFTVSRTLEKCSASNSVQVHNQSLSGGPVYPQQSAGSAGQVGPEVHDKQHFYQQVTKDVQHQAVSDRAVQGALPSQPQVQGAQMQQPTSSGQSLVPSNHQIAAGTKAMQTSQQRKNQVLSDHPQPVGPQEAGSAQLMTAYDQTSPDKQPVSGQPSGAPPATAPSTTTSQSVTPNAQQDLQRPSLPQTPQDAFGPLQNPYYYYRHPYDAYQPPYPPPYPPADPRTAAHLYYMEDSYGQYDPRYRQYDGTSTAYMEPGSYRYSEPERPSSRASHCSDRPPSRQGYTEDYYTKSGWSDYYPGYYPNSYDYADPSRWERYSSAYDPRYRDPRSYDQRYWYDAEHNPYQKREAYPYGNRHDRYEDNWRYDPRFTGSFDDESEPHRDPYGDEFDRRSVHSEHSGHSLRSSRSVHSHRSSFSSRSQQAVSLHTDYPYGGYAANFDGQQPFTDYGYATETGWSAVEQAPLRPSTPEKFSVPHICARFGPGGFLIKVLPNLPSEGQPALVEIHSMETMLQHSPEQEEMRAFPGPLAKDDTHKVDVINFAQKKATQCFKNENLIDKESASLLWDFIVLLCRQNGTVVGTDLAELLLRDHKTVWLPGKSPNEANLIDFTNEALEQVEEESGEAQLSFLTDSLITAIDSLEKETERFRELLLYGRKKDALESAMKHGLWGHALLLASKMDSRTHARVMTRFANSLPINDPLQTVYQLMSGRMPAASTCCGDEKWGDWRPHLAMVLSNLNSNVDLESRTIATMGDTLASKGLLDAAHFCYLMAQVGFGVYTRKTTKLVLIGSNHSLPFLKFATNEAIQRTEAYEYAQSLGTQPGCLPNFQVFKFIYACRLAEMGLAAQAFHYCEVISRTVLKDPHYYSPVLIGQLIQMSSQLRLFDPQIKEKPDQESFIEPSWLVRLRYVDGQIKEGAIAYNTDRSTPPPYACSTPSSELDRASQCDGAGVGRDVGPGAENALLASLMPNMAQQMQSVQLMPSVPQAVLDGSAAMIPPGDQEAVQSVPFYSVASQPVGPGHGFAPPGFSNPYGTEPSPLYLGSALPPGGPPQEIEPQSEDQTNLETGMQRIAPESPSHNSFPEQKEEDFYGRMASMAPGRRSRSASQSSAHMGYGRRSRTTSESSAHSVGRERSNSAAKQPSTTPSVPVGKETKKEIKKEPAPRKTGANWFRWLMGKGKNEAHLPDDKNKSIVWDEQKQRWVNLDEPEEESKPPPPPPTGFPKVPQTVPPGPGGPPGAPVNMFSRRAAGSRARYVDVLNPGGTKSSGAVPAPSDLFAPLAPMPIPANVFVPNSVPGEPQPLEGSGAAEHTPAANQTNADPAATVEPEYLNPATLPPGSGLPVSNPDGSQSGELSRSSSMSSLSREVSQHFNQPASVSPSGGPSAGTVPFYNPSQFAQSPAVTGSSRLGRIGQRKYPTLK; this is encoded by the exons ATGCAGCAGCCTCCACAGACTGTTCCAGCAGGAGCGGCAGCTCCACCTCCTGCGGGCATTGCTCGGAACATGTACTGGAGGAGCGGCTCGCTCAGTAAACGAGCGAATGCAGCAGCTGCCCCAGTGCAGCCTGTGACAGACCCTTTTGCGTTTGGCAGACAAACTCCACAGGGTTCCCCTTTAGATAATCCATCCAAGGGCAATGCGTTGGTTATGCAGAGTTCTTCCCCAGCAGTGTTTCCACAGCCAGCCGTTATGCATACTTCACCGTCACATGCAGGGGACAATCCTCATGGACCACATACGTCTTTATCAGCTCCTGTATCTCAACCAGGAATAAATACCAGTACGTTTTCTAATGTTCCGATTCCTTCACCGTCCCCAGGATATGTTATAAATAGTGCTACAGAAGTGCATGCAAATGCAGATCTTGGACTCCGAGGGCCTGCAGTACCATTGCATTATAATACAGGAGCAGTGGTTGAAAATTCTTTCAGTGTGCATCCTGGAATGGTGTCTGTGTCAAACAAACCTGGAGGTAGGCAAGATGTTAGTAGAGATCCAAATGATGTTCCTTCAGGACCCAATGCAACAGCATTCTTCCCTCCACCTCCTCAGCAGCCTATGTCTCCATGGAGGCCTGTTCAAGGTAACCTGCAGTCTCCAGTTCGAAATTTTGTGCCCTATCCTGAGCCATCTTCTCAGATTGACGTTCATAACATTTCTCAGTCTTCTGTTAGCACTTCACATCCTCCTCCACAGACAAATTTACAGCAGGGTCCTGTACACCAAGGTACTCCACAAAATATCATGCAAGCGCCTTTGCCCGTTGGTTATGAAAAGAGTGGGAAAAATGGCTCTGCAAATAGCAGTCATCACATGAACAGTGTCCAGCCTGGCAGTGTGTTTAGGCAGAACACAGAGATGACTAACGCTTGGTTAGGTCAGCCATACCAGGAACAGTTTTACCCACAGCCCCCACTGCAAGACTCCAGTTTTGTCGTTTCCACAGCTCAGGAAAATAACCCCAAAAACCAGTCTCCAGGTATGTCTGAAACGTCCAATAGACCTGTTCCCACAGATCGAGATTCAGGAACTCTCTCTATGTTTTTCAAAGGGGATgaggcagaaaatgaagaaatactttcatctgaaaaaaattacatagttGAGAAAATGGAGTTCGATGCTTGTCAGCCAAATTCAGCATCCTTGTATCGCCAGCCAGTGCATCCTCAGCGGGTTGCAGCTGATGTTCTCTCTCAGGCACAGGCTGGTACAGGTTCAGCCAACGAGATGGTACAAAAAGGAATGGATGTCCAGTACTTTCCTAAAATTGTGAGTCAGCAGGAGACACAGGCCGCTAAGCACTCTATGTTTGTTAGTGATGACAAGGCGCGTATAGGTGATGCGTCTGGGAGTGGTGGGTCACAGTATGAAAACGTTGAGAACCTGGAGTGCGTTCAGAATCAAGAAGTGCTGCCAAGTGAGCCACAGAACATCAGTGCTTCATCCCCTGCTGCTGGTCCTGAGCTGTACAGGTATGGATCCTTTCCTGGTCAGATGCTTCCAAAGAATGCTCTTGTGAGCCATGCTGAAGGAGGACCAAATTTGGAGGCACCCGATTCATTACCTCATCCTGTCCGACCAGACAGCGTATCTTCAAACTACAGCAACATTAGCCATAGGAGTGCTTCTAGCTCGGCAAGACCTCAAGAGCAAGTGGGTACATTTATTCAGCAAGAAAGTGGGAAGCCTGATGAAGAGTCTTCTGCTAGCTTCTTTAAACAGATTGACTCCTCTCCTTTGGGAGGCAATTCAAGTGAGCTAAACCTGGGCAAGAGCTACCATAGTAATCTGTCCCAGCCTCCAACTCCAAGTCCTCCTAAGCCTACAGGTGTATTTCAGACAAGTGCAAATAGTTCTTTTGAACCTGTGAGGTCCCACGGAGTTGGTATAAAACCTGCAGAGGTTGACCAAGCAAAGATGGTGGGTGAATTAAGAGAGAACCACTCAAACCAGAAGAGCATCAAGAAGAATACAGCTGTGCCGGCTGCATCCCCAGGCAATCTTGAACAGCCACCAGATAATCTGGAAACTATTTTCATGCCTCACGTACACCCCCTGCCTCTTGCAGCCGTTGGTGAAGCTGGAAATATTTTGCACTCTGGACCCGTTATGGAAAACATACAGTCAGTATCTGAGAGAAGGTCCTTAACAAGAGCTCAAGGATCAGTTAAGAAGTGTGATAGCCCCGCAACAACTTTGTGGGCTCATAATGAGTTACCTAATTTTGGGGGAAATGTTCTTctagctcctgctgctcctgcagtgtATGTACCTGCCAAACAAACTGTAGAAGTCATTCAGCCACCAGAAGAAGGCATGTCTAATCAGCAGCCAAGTAAACCAGGGACTATTGCTGTGCGGCTATCCCAAGATGGAAATATATCTTCTGAAAATCTTGAAAATCCTCCCAAAATGGGGGAAGAGGAGGCACTTCAGTCTCAGGCAAGTTCTGGTTatgcaagtttgttgtcttctccACCTACAGAGTCTTTGCAAAATCAGCCTATCCTGATTGCTCAGCCTAATCAAAACTATAACTTGGCTCAGCCaattaatttttctatttctctATCTAATCAGCTCAGCAGCAATGAAAACAATCAGCCAATGAAGGACTCTGGGGCTGGGGACAAGCCTGCATTGGGTCCCCAAACCTCATGTGCTGGTGGGATCATTTCTGGGGAAAACATGCCATTACCTGCGGTGCAAGTTGGATCTCTGTTAGTTAATGCACTTCCAAGTACTAATCTGTTAAAACAGAATTTATTGCAAAGCCCTGTTAATTCCTCTGATGCTGCTCCTAATCAGCCTGCAAACTTGCTTATGAAAACTCCACTTAATTTGGCTCCAGAAGGGCAAAAGAATGTTAATATGGAAGGTTTTATTCCTGAGTTTGCTAGCAAGCCAGGGTCTAACTCATCTGTCTCTCCTGGGACAAATCTCCCCAGTGGAAGTGCAGGTGTACTAGTCCCCCCTGTTAATGCTGTAGTGCAGGCTAACAATTCTGCAAATCATTCAAATAGCAAAGAAGAAGCTGCTGGAGTGCTTGACTTCACGGTATCCCGGACGTTGGAGAAATGCAGTGCAAGTAATTCTGTACAGGTGCATAATCAGTCACTTTCTGGTGGTCCAGTGTATCCTCAACAGTCAGCTGGCAGCGCTGGTCAGGTGGGTCCTGAGGTGCATGACAAACAACATTTCTATCAACAGGTGACAAAAGATGTACAGCATCAGGCTGTATCAGACAGAGCTGTACAGGGAGCATTGCCATCTCAACCACAAGTGCAAGGAGCTCAAATGCAGCAACCAACATCTTCTGGACAGTCCTTAGTTCCTTCAAACCACCAAATTGCTGCAGGGACTAAAGCCATGCAGACATCACAGCAGCGTAAGAACCAGGTGCTGAGTGACCATCCTCAACCTGTGGGTCCTCAAGAGGCAGGTTCCGCGCAGCTGATGACAGCGTATGATCAGACGAGTCCTGATAAGCAGCCAGTGTCTGGACAGCCGTCAGGTGCTCCACCTGCCACAGCCCCCTCGACCACCACCAGTCAGTCAGTCACGCCAAATGCGCAGCAAGACCTGCAGCGTCCGTCCCTGCCGCAGACTCCTCAGGATGCCTTTGGTCCACTCCAGAACCCATACTACTACTATAGACATCCTTATGATGCTTACCAGCCTCCATATCCACCACCATATCCTCCTGCAGACCCCAGAACGGCAGCTCATCTTTATTACAtg GAGGATAGCTACGGACAGTATGACCCGCGGTACAGACAGTATGATGGCACCAGCACTGCTTATATGGAGCCTGGGAGCTATCGGTATTCTGAGCCTGAACGTCCCAGTTCCAGAGCTAGTCACTGCTCTGACAGGCCACCTTCTAG GCAAGGGTATACTGAAGATTATTATACAAAAAGTGGATGGAGTGATTATTATCCAGGCTATTATCCGAACTCGTATGATTATGCAG ATCCAAGTCGTTGGGAACGTTACTCATCAGCGTATGACCCCCGATACAGAGATCCTAGAAGTTACGATCAGAGATATTGGTATGATGCTGAACACAACCCTTACCAGAAGAGAGAAGCGTATCCATATGGCAACAG ACATGACCGATATGAAGATAACTGGAGATACGATCCTCGTTTTACTGGAAGTTTTGATGATGAATCTGAACCCCATAGAGATCCTTATGGTGATGAATTTGATAGACGCAGTGTCCACAGTGAGCATTCTGGCCATAGTCTCCGTAGCTCTCGCAGTGTTCACAGTCACCGGAGTAGTTtcagctctcgctctcagcaa GCAGTGTCGCTCCACACAGATTATCCATATGGCGGATATGCTGCTAATTTTGATGGACAACAGCCTTTTACAGATTATGGCTACGCGACTGAAACTGGATGGTCAGCTGTAGAACAAG CACCTTTAAGGCCATCAACACCTGAGAAATTTTCAGTGCCTCATATCTGTGCTAggtttggtcctgggggcttcttaATAAAAGTGCTGCCAAACCTGCCTTCAGAAGGACAGCCAGCTCTGGTTGAAATACACAGTATGGAG ACTATGTTACAACATTCTCCAGAGCAAGAAGAGATGAGAGCGTTTCCTGGTCCTCTTGCCAA ggatGACACCCATAAAGTGGATGTTATTAATTTTGCACAAAAGAAAGCTACACAGTGCTTTAAGAATGAAAACTTAATTGACAAAGAATCTGCGAGTCTGCTTTGGGACTTTATTGtactgctctgcaggcagaatgGG ACTGTTGTGGGAACAGACCTGGCTGAACTGTTGCTCCGAGACCACAAAACAGTGTGGCTTCCTGGGAAGTCCCCTAATGAGGCAAACTTGATTGATTTCACGAATGAGGCTTTGGAACAGGTGGAAGAGGAATCTGGTGAAGCCCAGCTCTCATTTCTCACTGATAGTCTAATAACCGCAATTGACAGTcttgagaaagagacagagagattCAGGGAGTTGCTGCTTTACGGCCGCAAGAAG GATGCTTTGGAGTCTGCCATGAAGCATGGTTTATGGGGTCATGCTCTGCTGCTTGCCAGCAAAATGGACAGCAGAACACATGCAAGAGTTATGACCAG ATTTGCCAACAGTCTCCCAATTAATGACCCTCTGCAGACTGTTTACCAGCTCATGTCTGGAAGGATGCCAGCTGCATCCACG TGCTGTGGAGATGAGAAATGGGGAGACTGGAGGCCTCATCTAGCAATGGTGTTATCCAACTTGAACAGTAATGTGGACTTGGAATCCAGGACCATTGCTACCATGGGAGACACTCTTG CGTCTAAAGGCCTGCTGGATGCTGCTCATTTTTGTTACCTTATGGCCCAAGTTGGTTTTGGCGTTTACACAAGGAAGACAACAAAGCTGGTCCTAATTGGATCAAATCATAG CTTGCCATTTTTAAAGTTTGCCACCAATGAAGCCATTCAAAGAACAGAAGCCTATGAATATGCACAGTCACTAGGAACTCAGCCTGGCTGCTTGCCCAACTTCCAG GTTTTCAAATTCATCTATGCTTGCCGACTAGCTGAAATGGGACTTGCTGCTCAGGCTTTCCATTATTGTGAAGTGATATCCAGAACTGTCCTTAAAGATCCACATTACTATTCACCTGTACTTATTGGGCAGCTAATCCAG ATGTCATCACAACTACGCCTGTTTGACCCACAGATAAAAGAAAAACCAGATCAGGAATCTTTTATTGAACCTTCATGGTTAGTAAGGCTTCGATATGTGGATGGACAGATCAAG GAGGGTGCAATAGCTTATAACACAGACAGATCCACCCCACCACCATATGCATGTAGTACCCCAAGTTCTGAATTAGACCGTGCTAGTCAATGTGATGGAGCAGGAGTTGGCCGTGACGTGGGTCCAGGTGCTGAAAATGCGTTGTTAGCATCCTTAATGCCTAATATGGCTCAACAGATGCAAAGTGTGCAGCTGATGCCTTCAG taCCTCAGGCTGTCCTTGATGGGTCAGCTGCCATGATTCCTCCTGGTGACCAGGAAGCTGTCCAAAGTGTCCCTTTCTATTCAGTGGCTTCTCAGCCTGTGGGTCCAGGACATGGCTTTGCACCTCCAGGATTTTCAAATCCGTATGGAACTGAACCGTCACCACTGTATTTAGGGTCAGCACTACCACCAGGAGGGCCGCCACAAGAAATTGAACCACAGTCAGAAGACCAGACAAACCTGGAAACAG gaatGCAGAGAATTGCTCCAGAGTCTCCTTCACATAACTCTTTCCCTGAACAGAAAGAGGAGGATTTCTATGGCAGAATGGCTAGCATG GCACCAGGACGAAGATCCAGATCTGCATCTCAGTCTTCAGCACATATG GGCTATGGGCGAAGATCCCGAACAACTTCAGAGTCCTCTGCTCATTCTGTGGGACGAGAGAGATCCAACTCTGCAGCAAAACAGCCCTCTACTACTCCCTCTGTTCCTGtaggaaaagaaactaaaaaagaaataaaaaaggagccAGCGCCTAGAAAG ACTGGTGCAAACTGGTTTCGTTGGCTgatgggaaaaggaaagaatgaagcTCACCTTCCAGATGACAAGAACAAATCA ATTGTTTGGGATGAACAGAAACAACGCTGGGTTAATCTGGATGAGCCAGAAGAAGAG AGTAAGCCTCCGCCACCACCTCCAACGGGATTTCCTAAAGTTCCTCAGACTGTTCCACCTGGACCTGGAGGCCCACCTGGTGCCCCTGTCAACATGTTCTCCAGAAGAGCAG CTGGAAGCAGAGCCCGTTACGTTGATGTCCTGAATCCAGGTGGAACCAAGTCCAGTGGTGCTGTTCCTGCGCCATCAGATCTGTTTGCCCCTTTGGCACCAATGCCAATTCCTGCAAATGTATTTGTTCCAAACTCAG TTCCAGGGGAACCCCAGCCGCTGGAAGGGAGTGGGGCAGCAGAGCACACGCCAGCTGCAAATCAAACCAACGCAGATCCTGCAGCAACTGTTGAACCAGAG TATTTAAACCCTGCAACCCTTCCTCCTGGCTCTGGACTTCCTGTTTCTAACCCTGATGGCTCCCAGTCAGGCGAG CTTTCGCGCTCTAGTTCAATGAGTTCATTATCACGTGAAGTAAGCCAGCATTTTAATCAG CCTGCCAGTGTGTCACCTTCAGGGGGACCTTCAGCAGGAACAGTACCGTTCTACAATCCGTCTCAGTTTGCACAA TCTCCTGCAGTCACTGGAAGTTCAAGACTGGGAAGAATTGGACAGAGGAAGTATCCAACATTGAAGTAG